Below is a genomic region from Paludicola sp. MB14-C6.
TGCAATCTTTTTATAATTTATCCACTTCAGTTGCAGATAGTTTTTGTTTTTTGCATGAATGCAAAATATTTCCTATCATTAACATAATAGTTATAGTAACCGGTATGTTTTTATTTAAAACCGATTTTGATGCTAACAGAATATTACGAAATAGGAAAAAAGAAAGCGTTTATTTCTATCAATGTATGAAAGCATTTGTTTATTCGTTAATTTTTTCTTTATACATATTGGTGTTAGGTTGCATCATCAGCTTTCAAAAGTTTAAATGCTTATATAATTGGTCAACAACTGATAGTAATTTTTTTCGTGCTACAAAAACCGTTGCCCATTTCGGATTTACACCAGTTATCATTGCGTTTTTTTTAACAACTTTTTTTACATTCTTGTTAACATTTTTAATACTGATTTTGTTATATTGGTTGACAAACAAATTATGGGTTGGAATATCAGTAGCTATAATCTTATGTTTTATTGAGAGAAAAGTACCTTTATTTTTCGGACAATACGCTCTTTACAACTGCATATTTAAGCATAATTATTTAAAGACTTATTTTATTTTACCAATGGCAACAATCATTATATTGATTGCTATTCAATCCATTGTGATACGGCGAAAGGAGTTTTTAGATGCGAAAAAGCAATAAACTTTTTTTTTATGATTTAAAGTACGGAATTGTTAAAAAGATATATCGTTATATCCCAATAATACTAATCACATTTTTTTATTTAATCTATATGAAATACACCATTCAAAATTCTCTTATGCCCGATAACCCATCTTGGGGCGATTATTTGTTGTGGATGTTTTATGGAATGGAACCATATATCCCAGAAGAGCGATTCATCATCCCAATGGCATGGCTTTTTATGCAAGTATATATTATTATGATGGTCGGTAATTATGCAATTCATGATTTATATGGATTTGGCCAACAAATAATGTTGCGATCAAAAAAACGCAATTACTGGTGGTTTTCTAAATGCTTATATTGCGTTTCAACTGTGTTATTATATTATATCATTATAAATTTAATTGTTTTTTTATACGCAATATTTTCTGGTGCACAATTAACGTTAAACACAACACAATGTGTTACCTGTTTTATGCATAGCAACGATGCATCTTTGCTGTCCGATAATGGTTGGATTCTTTCAACATTCGTATTGCCAGTTTTAACGTCTTGCACATTTTGTTTCATGCAATTAGCGTTATCCTTTTTAATCAAGCCATTCTATAGCTACGTGGCAATTATTGCAATTTATATTGCCTCATTATTTTATAATACACCATTACTGATAGGCAACTATAGTATCATTGCAAGGAATACAGTGCTCAAAGCGGGAGCAACAAGCTTTGGTATTGCAAGTATTTCTAATATCGTTATCATGTTAATTTGTGTGATAATTGGCTCTATTTACATAAAGAAATATAATATTATAAAAAGTAATTAATAAAGAGGTTATAAAAATGAAAATTGAAATTAAAAATGTAACAAAGAAAATAGGCAAAAAAATTGTATTAAACAATATAAATATGGAATTTGAATCCGGAACTATTTATGGATTGAAGGGGGTAAATGGAAGCGGAAAAACAATGCTTATGAGATGTATTTGCGGTTTACTTCTTCCAACAGAGGGAACGGTTACAATTGACGGAAAAGTACTGGGTAAAGATATCTCTTTTCCCGAAAGCGTTGGTGCATTAATAGAAAATCCGGCTTTTCTATCCAATGAAACAGGCTTTGAAAATCTAAATGCATTGGCATCCATTAAAGGTGAAGTTGGAAAAGAACGTATTGATGAAGTTCTTACTATTGTTGGTTTAAAAGATGCCCGTAATTTAAAATATCGTAAATATTCGCTTGGAATGAAACAACGTTTAGGGATAGGTGCGGCAATTTTAGAAAAACCCGAAATCTTAATATTAGATGAGCCTTTAAATGCTTTAGACGATAAAGGCATTGAAGCTGTACATACCATTCTAGAACAAGCAAAAAAGGACAATCAATTAGTCATTATTGCTTGCCATGATTACTTAGAGTTGGTTTCTTTAACCGATGTTATTTACCATTTGGAAAATGGATATTTTAAAGGCTCTGAGAAAAGCGACAAATCCATTTTAGAAAAAATGGGAGGCATTAAAAATGAGTAAAATTACAAAGCGCATTATAGCAATTGGTTTGTGTGTTGCGTTGGTTGGTACATGGGGTTTCTTTTTCAAACGAGCCAACAGCGTTCAAAAGAGTCCTAAAATTGAAGTTACAAAAAAGAATGAAGCACTAATTGATAAAGAACTCGGAATCAAGATTCAGTTTGTTTCGAAAAAAGAATGTAAGGTTTCGGATATATTAGAGCCAACATCTCCATACTATAAGAGCTTTTTGATGAATCAACCTATAACTCCTGAAAACATTCAAAAACTTGATAATGATTATCGAGTATTTATAATTGAAACTTCAGTAACAAATATAACCGATAAACCGATACCTTATAAAAGACCTTATTTTAAACTAGGTATTGATGCGCATCAAA
It encodes:
- a CDS encoding ATP-binding cassette domain-containing protein, with amino-acid sequence MKIEIKNVTKKIGKKIVLNNINMEFESGTIYGLKGVNGSGKTMLMRCICGLLLPTEGTVTIDGKVLGKDISFPESVGALIENPAFLSNETGFENLNALASIKGEVGKERIDEVLTIVGLKDARNLKYRKYSLGMKQRLGIGAAILEKPEILILDEPLNALDDKGIEAVHTILEQAKKDNQLVIIACHDYLELVSLTDVIYHLENGYFKGSEKSDKSILEKMGGIKNE